In a single window of the Burkholderia contaminans genome:
- a CDS encoding response regulator, whose product MSSRSSSPAPPRPTPDLADAHILVVDDRPNDLRLLTEILRAARCRISVAFDGLQAYHRAQAIAPDLILMDVRMPRMDGFAACRLLASTPSTQSIPVIILTAAGDLEDRIAGLETGAIDYIIKPFEPTEVLARIRNHLKRARRSQPFAHLPELPDNPDAALVRAASEVLLRDLRHPPALEALARQVGTHEKRLSRVFRDHLGQTVFEYLRDTRLRAAMHFLAETSMGIGDIAEEIGFSTPGNFATAFRERFGITPSDWRRQRHAVNAPPATPGAHHHDG is encoded by the coding sequence ATGTCATCCCGCTCGTCCAGTCCGGCGCCGCCTCGTCCTACGCCGGATCTTGCTGACGCACATATTCTTGTCGTCGACGATCGCCCGAACGACCTGCGGCTCCTCACGGAAATCCTGCGTGCCGCACGGTGCCGGATCAGTGTCGCGTTCGACGGGCTGCAGGCGTATCACCGTGCCCAGGCGATCGCGCCCGACCTGATCCTGATGGATGTCCGCATGCCGCGCATGGACGGCTTCGCCGCGTGCCGGCTGCTGGCATCGACGCCTTCGACGCAATCGATCCCGGTCATCATCCTGACGGCCGCGGGCGATCTCGAGGATCGCATCGCGGGGCTCGAAACCGGCGCGATCGACTACATCATCAAGCCGTTCGAGCCGACCGAAGTGCTGGCCCGGATCCGCAATCACCTGAAACGCGCGCGGCGCAGCCAGCCGTTCGCGCATCTGCCCGAGCTGCCCGACAACCCGGATGCGGCCCTCGTGCGCGCGGCGTCCGAGGTCCTGCTGCGCGACCTGCGCCATCCGCCGGCGCTCGAGGCGCTCGCCAGACAGGTCGGTACGCACGAGAAGCGCCTGTCCCGCGTATTCCGCGACCATCTCGGCCAGACCGTGTTCGAATATCTGCGCGACACGCGCCTGCGCGCCGCGATGCACTTCCTCGCGGAGACGTCGATGGGGATCGGCGACATCGCCGAGGAAATCGGCTTTTCCACGCCCGGCAACTTCGCCACCGCCTTCCGCGAACGCTTCGGCATCACGCCGTCTGACTGGCGGCGCCAGCGCCATGCGGTCAATGCCCCGCCCGCCACACCCGGGGCGCACCATCACGATGGTTAG
- a CDS encoding sensor histidine kinase — translation MVRRHAAWAAGCRAVLLFLLAMAVMCATARAASAPNPAQLDAVSVFEDASTTMSADQVAARLADPAHGTPVAGTSSFNVEFSRSAWWIRATLTNRDNVARPLVLVIRDARVDQADFYIARNGRWALDSRFPAAGPGGDAAAPSSRYPALDVTLRAGESVPVLIRVTSRKEMRLAPAAFTRAAWDALERRATMWDFGFFGGLLALMWCALLIGFFSRSGVFHVLAAVALGTTLFEAAYRGYLAMALPPALREWSARGEVIFAYLAVSCFFLFILMVARREQAKLPMRAIYMAFIALEGVGMIGAACGDLLTFTWFCLRLNALTAIVNISLALLLAIRRTPTGRVMLIAIAIATFNMLIRVLDGMNALPPALAWLKSDIFPNPVIPIVGLATHLLVLAAWIHHVGRQRTEARKRLEHWQLTEQDRLRDEVARRTLALNDALQQVTTHMQQKIETLGYVSHDLRAPLSTINGYAKLLLQGATRGQARLIRSIDRSIRYQLTLIDELLAFTKAELQPLGVTPDATDLPGLLDDIGHYAVALCAQQDNRFVYRPATPLPRTVSIDGMRLQQVLLNLLSNASKFTRDGTVTLSIHAAREGDTWRLLFEVADTGIGIDISGNRDIFRAYQQVQAVNGGTGLGLFIAQRIVGAMGGELAVASQPGVGTAFSFAIVAPAVGQALVPVSELVRRFHPDGEAEPDAPAPTMPCPPDDALDQLILLADNGQLTDIEEWLGPYADEPDYAAFVRDVREHLDALDLDAIGKLAGSLKHARRAATTFDAEADAAGSA, via the coding sequence ATGGTTAGGCGCCACGCGGCATGGGCAGCCGGATGTCGCGCGGTGCTGCTGTTTCTGCTCGCGATGGCCGTCATGTGCGCGACGGCGCGCGCCGCGTCGGCGCCGAACCCCGCGCAACTGGACGCCGTGTCGGTATTTGAGGACGCAAGCACCACGATGTCCGCCGATCAGGTAGCCGCGCGGCTCGCCGATCCGGCGCATGGCACGCCGGTGGCCGGCACGTCGTCGTTCAACGTCGAGTTCTCGCGATCGGCGTGGTGGATCCGCGCGACGCTGACCAACCGCGACAATGTCGCGCGCCCGCTGGTGCTGGTGATTCGCGACGCCCGCGTCGACCAGGCGGACTTCTATATAGCCCGCAACGGCCGGTGGGCACTCGACAGCCGCTTCCCGGCCGCCGGCCCCGGCGGTGATGCTGCCGCGCCATCGTCGCGCTACCCGGCACTCGACGTCACGCTGCGCGCCGGCGAAAGCGTCCCCGTGCTGATCCGCGTCACATCGCGCAAGGAAATGCGGCTCGCGCCGGCCGCGTTCACGCGTGCGGCGTGGGATGCGCTGGAACGACGCGCGACGATGTGGGACTTCGGCTTCTTCGGCGGGCTGCTCGCGCTGATGTGGTGCGCGCTGCTGATCGGGTTCTTTTCACGCAGCGGCGTGTTTCATGTGCTGGCCGCGGTGGCGCTGGGCACGACGCTGTTCGAAGCGGCTTACCGCGGCTATCTGGCGATGGCGTTGCCGCCTGCGCTGCGTGAATGGTCGGCGCGCGGCGAAGTGATCTTCGCGTACCTGGCGGTTTCCTGCTTCTTCCTCTTCATCCTGATGGTCGCCCGGCGCGAGCAGGCAAAGCTGCCGATGCGCGCGATCTACATGGCATTCATTGCGCTCGAAGGTGTCGGCATGATCGGCGCCGCCTGCGGCGACCTGCTGACGTTCACGTGGTTCTGCCTGCGGCTGAACGCGTTGACCGCGATCGTCAACATCAGCCTCGCGCTGCTGCTCGCGATCCGCCGGACGCCGACCGGCCGCGTGATGCTGATCGCCATCGCGATCGCCACCTTCAACATGCTGATCCGCGTGCTCGACGGCATGAACGCGCTGCCGCCGGCGCTCGCCTGGCTGAAATCCGACATCTTCCCGAACCCCGTCATCCCGATCGTCGGGCTCGCCACGCACCTGCTGGTGCTGGCCGCGTGGATCCATCACGTCGGCCGCCAGCGCACCGAGGCGAGGAAGCGGCTCGAGCACTGGCAACTCACCGAACAGGATCGCCTGCGCGACGAAGTCGCACGACGCACGCTCGCGCTCAACGACGCGCTGCAACAGGTGACGACCCACATGCAGCAGAAGATCGAGACGCTCGGCTACGTCAGCCACGACCTGCGCGCGCCGCTGTCCACGATCAACGGCTACGCGAAGCTGCTGCTGCAAGGCGCGACGCGCGGCCAGGCGCGGCTGATCCGGTCGATCGACCGCAGCATCCGCTACCAGCTCACGCTGATCGACGAACTGCTCGCGTTCACGAAGGCCGAGCTGCAGCCGCTCGGCGTGACGCCGGACGCCACCGACCTGCCCGGCCTGCTCGACGACATCGGCCACTATGCGGTCGCGCTGTGCGCGCAACAGGACAACCGGTTCGTCTACCGGCCGGCCACGCCGCTGCCGCGCACGGTGTCGATCGACGGCATGCGGCTGCAGCAGGTGCTGCTCAACCTGCTGTCCAACGCATCGAAGTTCACGCGCGACGGCACGGTCACGCTGTCGATTCATGCCGCGCGCGAAGGCGACACCTGGCGCCTGCTGTTCGAAGTGGCCGATACGGGCATCGGAATCGACATCAGCGGAAACCGCGACATCTTCCGCGCGTACCAGCAGGTGCAGGCCGTGAACGGCGGCACTGGGCTCGGCCTGTTCATCGCGCAGCGCATCGTCGGCGCGATGGGGGGCGAGCTGGCCGTCGCCAGCCAGCCGGGCGTCGGCACGGCATTCTCGTTCGCGATCGTCGCGCCGGCCGTCGGGCAGGCGCTCGTGCCGGTGTCGGAGCTCGTCCGGCGGTTCCATCCGGACGGCGAGGCCGAGCCGGACGCCCCCGCGCCCACGATGCCGTGCCCGCCCGACGATGCGCTCGACCAGCTGATCCTGCTGGCCGACAACGGGCAGCTGACCGATATCGAGGAATGGCTCGGCCCGTATGCGGACGAGCCGGATTACGCGGCCTTCGTGCGGGACGTGCGCGAACACCTCGATGCGCTCGATCTGGACGCGATCGGGAAACTGGCCGGCTCGCTGA